DNA from Triplophysa dalaica isolate WHDGS20190420 chromosome 9, ASM1584641v1, whole genome shotgun sequence:
CTAACAACACCAACCAGCCTCCATACGTTCTCATCCTGGCAAACCAGAGGACCTCCACTGTCCCCCTAAAAACATCAGATCATCCACTTTTTCCTCGTACACATTTATTGGAcgatttcatatatttttactacaTTTGAGTTGTTTGAGTGCTTACCTGGCAAGCATCCACTTTCCCTTCGGTGTATCCTGCACAGAGCATCCGAGGGGTGATATCACCATTGTACATACAAGAGCTGTTGCATTTCTTTGTGCTGATCAATGGTACGGCTGCTTCTTTGAGGACCTCTGGTATGTGAACtacatacaattatttaaattataaaaactttgtttgttttatcttttatctggtcatataatgaaataaaataagatgtATTACATTTGGTGAATAACAGTACCATCGTCGGGCTGTGTGTATCCCCAACCAGAGATCCAGCATTGGGTCCCTCCAGGGAAATCATGGTCATACTGTGGTAAACACACGGGCCTGATGGTGTCTGAAGAAAGGTGAAGGGTAATATCATTCATGATTaacagtactgtatataaacataCCTAATATATTTGATCAATAGAAAATATCGGTCACCTGAGAAATTCAAAGACGTTTTTAACTTGACCAGAGCGATATCATTGTCATGAGTCCTGTGATTGTAATTCTTGTTGTAGATGATCCTCCCCACAGTGTGGCCTTGATATTGAGCCAGTTTAGCTGAATTGCGGGTGACAAGGCCAGCGTAAACCACCCAACTGGACACCTGAGGTAGCCTGTAACTTCAATAGAAGAGCAAATAAGATGAACATGCGGTGTCTGACACATGCAGGATTAAGCAGTcgtcatgtttttgtttctttgccgTAGGAGATAAGGTATTTCCAAAATGCGCTCTTTAgggcagtttgtccgtttagggctactgtaaaaacaacatggtgaattataTTTTAGGTGACccactaataaaaacataacgcttcattgtgcaaggtctttatacatctctgaagagATTGttgatattatattatattactgtcAACAGATCCCCCaacaaattacacactggacctttgagACTTTTACATTGCCACATTGATATGTTTTTTGACACACAAGTATGACTACTAAGTCTTAGTTAGTGAAAATGTAGATTCTTACTTGTGTACACAATGAGCAGCTGTAACTATCCATTGGCTGGTGATGATGGATCCTCCACAGGTGTGACGGTTACTGTAGTAGAGACTCACCTGCCAGGGCCACCTGCCTAATGTGGCTTCCACTCCTCCAATAATCCTGGGTAATTTTGCTCTGGTGCCACATTCTTGAATAAAGCAAAAACCAGAGTTTAGTTTTAGACACACAGTTAATAATTTGATATAGTcaccaatatttttttcattactcACCAAAACATTTCAGAGCAATAACCTTTCCTGTACTACAGCTTCCCCTGAAGTAGATGTAAACAACAAATTAAACTTCTGTCAATTTTATATTGACATGTATTTCAGTAAATTTGCACAAATAAATACCTGAAATGCCATAATCTCTCCAAATTGCTTTGGTGTTCAGAGGTAATTTGGACAAACCCATCTGTGTAGTTTGGTCCAATGTCTGTCAGGTTAACACCTTTGTGCTTTGATAATCTGTAATGAGAGGATCAACCCCGACAAAACAAAATTTTGGGGTTGCAAAAATCCATAATTATAAAAATTTGTAGACCCAAATAGACTTAGTTTACCAGATTTTAAGAGCtcttttcactttcattgtatcaAAAAAAGTAGCTAAGAGGTTCTATAAAATATCTCTTGTTGAGGTCAATTGATTTTATGAAATTATAAGTGTTTAAAGGAGCAAGTCTTTTGCTTTAtctgaggctttgattatgctttttgggtgtttaaaaaacgctttatatttcaagtctattgttcaccgctgtccctcttctaataAAATGACTGGATTTATTCCTGTCtgtataaagtccctccttccgaaatgctctgattggtaaagctgaccagttccgttgtgattggttccctgcttagagtgtgtgtgtgtgaagatgtcccacccataccatatcagcgagcttccgcttctcaggctgttgt
Protein-coding regions in this window:
- the tmprss5 gene encoding transmembrane protease serine 5 isoform X4, with the translated sequence MRSFCQEITGCQRGKHVSGKLLRVLAALCVLCLLGGVVVGVWFIVKVLLRPNPDQSPASLGDTKDTSFCNLTEDISVTDHRKVFYRISGENSLLEIQLEKLQTWLPVCFERWNSSLGTLVCRQLGYLRLSKHKGVNLTDIGPNYTDGFVQITSEHQSNLERLWHFRGSCSTGKVIALKCFECGTRAKLPRIIGGVEATLGRWPWQVSLYYSNRHTCGGSIITSQWIVTAAHCVHNYRLPQVSSWVVYAGLVTRNSAKLAQYQGHTVGRIIYNKNYNHRTHDNDIALVKLKTSLNFSDTIRPVCLPQYDHDFPGGTQCWISGWGYTQPDDVHIPEVLKEAAVPLISTKKCNSSCMYNGDITPRMLCAGYTEGKVDACQGDSGGPLVCQDENVWRLVGVVSWGAGCAEPNHPGVYTKVAQFLEWIYDIIES
- the tmprss5 gene encoding transmembrane protease serine 5 isoform X7, producing the protein MVLSSESSPKTQPRSEPCKLRRHQRYLLLQFNRGHLCDRPQERISGENSLLEIQLEKLQTWLPVCFERWNSSLGTLVCRQLGYLRLSKHKGVNLTDIGPNYTDGFVQITSEHQSNLERLWHFRGSCSTGKVIALKCFECGTRAKLPRIIGGVEATLGRWPWQVSLYYSNRHTCGGSIITSQWIVTAAHCVHNYRLPQVSSWVVYAGLVTRNSAKLAQYQGHTVGRIIYNKNYNHRTHDNDIALVKLKTSLNFSDTIRPVCLPQYDHDFPGGTQCWISGWGYTQPDDVHIPEVLKEAAVPLISTKKCNSSCMYNGDITPRMLCAGYTEGKVDACQGDSGGPLVCQDENVWRLVGVVSWGAGCAEPNHPGVYTKVAQFLEWIYDIIES
- the tmprss5 gene encoding transmembrane protease serine 5 isoform X1 — its product is MVCLVIFQNLSRDGVAVIENPVAVRQSFHAQQLQVDYAGQNNPTWSREFRFLQTVSGKLLRVLAALCVLCLLGGVVVGVWFIVKVLLRPNPDQSPASLGDTKDTSFCNLTEDISVTDHRKVFYRISGENSLLEIQLEKLQTWLPVCFERWNSSLGTLVCRQLGYLRLSKHKGVNLTDIGPNYTDGFVQITSEHQSNLERLWHFRGSCSTGKVIALKCFECGTRAKLPRIIGGVEATLGRWPWQVSLYYSNRHTCGGSIITSQWIVTAAHCVHNYRLPQVSSWVVYAGLVTRNSAKLAQYQGHTVGRIIYNKNYNHRTHDNDIALVKLKTSLNFSDTIRPVCLPQYDHDFPGGTQCWISGWGYTQPDDVHIPEVLKEAAVPLISTKKCNSSCMYNGDITPRMLCAGYTEGKVDACQGDSGGPLVCQDENVWRLVGVVSWGAGCAEPNHPGVYTKVAQFLEWIYDIIES
- the tmprss5 gene encoding transmembrane protease serine 5 isoform X3; this translates as MNLSRDGVAVIENPVAVRQSFHAQQLQVDYAGQNNPTWSREFRFLQTVSGKLLRVLAALCVLCLLGGVVVGVWFIVKVLLRPNPDQSPASLGDTKDTSFCNLTEDISVTDHRKVFYRISGENSLLEIQLEKLQTWLPVCFERWNSSLGTLVCRQLGYLRLSKHKGVNLTDIGPNYTDGFVQITSEHQSNLERLWHFRGSCSTGKVIALKCFECGTRAKLPRIIGGVEATLGRWPWQVSLYYSNRHTCGGSIITSQWIVTAAHCVHNYRLPQVSSWVVYAGLVTRNSAKLAQYQGHTVGRIIYNKNYNHRTHDNDIALVKLKTSLNFSDTIRPVCLPQYDHDFPGGTQCWISGWGYTQPDDVHIPEVLKEAAVPLISTKKCNSSCMYNGDITPRMLCAGYTEGKVDACQGDSGGPLVCQDENVWRLVGVVSWGAGCAEPNHPGVYTKVAQFLEWIYDIIES
- the tmprss5 gene encoding transmembrane protease serine 5 isoform X6 — encoded protein: MPESVWQTIASISSSVCTLSAGRSCGWCLVHSESSPKTQPRSEPCKLRRHQRYLLLQFNRGHLCDRPQERISGENSLLEIQLEKLQTWLPVCFERWNSSLGTLVCRQLGYLRLSKHKGVNLTDIGPNYTDGFVQITSEHQSNLERLWHFRGSCSTGKVIALKCFECGTRAKLPRIIGGVEATLGRWPWQVSLYYSNRHTCGGSIITSQWIVTAAHCVHNYRLPQVSSWVVYAGLVTRNSAKLAQYQGHTVGRIIYNKNYNHRTHDNDIALVKLKTSLNFSDTIRPVCLPQYDHDFPGGTQCWISGWGYTQPDDVHIPEVLKEAAVPLISTKKCNSSCMYNGDITPRMLCAGYTEGKVDACQGDSGGPLVCQDENVWRLVGVVSWGAGCAEPNHPGVYTKVAQFLEWIYDIIES
- the tmprss5 gene encoding transmembrane protease serine 5 isoform X5; translated protein: MRSFCQEITGCQRVSGKLLRVLAALCVLCLLGGVVVGVWFIVKVLLRPNPDQSPASLGDTKDTSFCNLTEDISVTDHRKVFYRISGENSLLEIQLEKLQTWLPVCFERWNSSLGTLVCRQLGYLRLSKHKGVNLTDIGPNYTDGFVQITSEHQSNLERLWHFRGSCSTGKVIALKCFECGTRAKLPRIIGGVEATLGRWPWQVSLYYSNRHTCGGSIITSQWIVTAAHCVHNYRLPQVSSWVVYAGLVTRNSAKLAQYQGHTVGRIIYNKNYNHRTHDNDIALVKLKTSLNFSDTIRPVCLPQYDHDFPGGTQCWISGWGYTQPDDVHIPEVLKEAAVPLISTKKCNSSCMYNGDITPRMLCAGYTEGKVDACQGDSGGPLVCQDENVWRLVGVVSWGAGCAEPNHPGVYTKVAQFLEWIYDIIES
- the tmprss5 gene encoding transmembrane protease serine 5 isoform X2 is translated as MVCLVIFQNLSRDGVAVIENPVAVRQSFHAQQLQVDYAGQNNPTWSREFRFLQTVSGKLLRVLAALCVLCLLGGVVVGVWFIVKVLLRPNPDQSPASLGDTKDTSFCNLTEDISVTDHRKVFYRISGENSLLEIQLEKLQTWLPVCFERWNSSLGTLVCRQLGYLRLSKHKGVNLTDIGPNYTDGFVQITSEHQSNLERLWHFRGSCSTGKVIALKCFECGTRAKLPRIIGGVEATLGRWPWQVSLYYSNRHTCGGSIITSQWIVTAAHCVHNYRLPQVSSWVVYAGLVTRNSAKLAQYQGHTVGRIIYNKNYNHRTHDNDIALVKLKTSLNFSDTIRPVCLPQYDHDFPGGTQCWISGWGYTQPDDEVLKEAAVPLISTKKCNSSCMYNGDITPRMLCAGYTEGKVDACQGDSGGPLVCQDENVWRLVGVVSWGAGCAEPNHPGVYTKVAQFLEWIYDIIES